atgtaattaatgaaaaaacaacatttttgagattaaattacaaaaaacaacataaaaaaaatgttttctcaagacattttttattttcatatcaacaaattaaataatctcttttttcaaataaaaacaaaaaaaaaatttactcaacATCACACATTGAATTATttatggcaatggcaaacctccgagtgtatttctgccatcaaaaagctcctcataaaaatatctgccgttcgaaatcggtttgaaactgtaggtccctccatcaaaacgcacgccacaagcaTCAGAAAAGAgtgcaaatacaatttttttctgattttttttttttcttatttcataactctcttttttttattatgcttttatttattaatttttattcatattaaatgaaatatttttttttgctttcctgcAGCAAGCATACAATCCTTATCCCATCACTCAGGTGGTGGCTATCGATCACAAGCGCAAGGATGGCGGTTATGCCGTGCTGACCAAAGGTGGCCCAGGTTACCGTAATGTGACTCTACACATCAAATCCGAGCGTAATCATGGCCTTAACTACACCGTTGAGATCTATGGCAGATAAGCGaagcaaatatttgaaaatggatGAATGGAGTAAAGAAAACACAAACTTTCATGGGATAAAGAATTCTGtaaacaaaaactgaaatacaaaaaaaagagaaacaaattCTGTGATATTCATACATTAATGTACACTTGAGAATATAAGCGAAAAAATTAAAGGCTTTTTATTGACAATATCCTAACAAAATGAGTTTACGTTTCTGTGGTGGTAAGCAGTAATCTCCTGAGTGGAAAAGCATGTTTTGgataaaagtaatatattttatatacttggtacatatctgtacatatatatgtgtatcatagccaaaatgttgttttttttttgttgtcgctttaataatatatacacggttggccatattaaactgacccattgagtaaccctataactttttactgtaatttgaaatctaaggtttacgtcaacaagccaaagacactaggcgcacttaaggccaatatccgacgggaaatagccgccatatcggccgagacgctggccaaaactatggaaaacgccgaaaaacgggcacattacgctatacgagctaaaggcgaccacttgcgcgatatcatattcaaaaagtgatgtaaacgaatctccttgaactaaattaaatgtttttcacaatgaaacacaaaaaaatgtttctttttccatatttttttaataatcacatgggtcagtttaatatggccaaccctgtacatatccaaatacgtgctaagggcgaccacttgcgcgatatcatattcaaaaagtgatgtaaacgaatctccttgaactaaattaaatgtttttcacaatgaaacacaaaaaaatgtttctttttccatatttttttaataatcacatgggtcagtttaagatggccaaccctgtattatGAACGTAGAGAGTTCCCATAAATAGAACAACAATCGTGCATGGATCTCTATACCAGAGAGTcgctttataaatttatttccttAAAGGTTGGAATATACTTCAATAATCTGGAATCCATTGCATAACGCTCATGCTGTTAATATTGAGAGAGTCCAATGGAACTTCGTTCGCTTCGCTCTCCAAGCGCTTCATTTAAGTGATCCCGCCCCGTCTCATAGGTTTGAAACGTCTTTCAAATAGGTCGACCGTTCAATCTTTACTCTTTATATCTGATGTTCTTAATCATTTAATTGACTGCCTAACACTTCTTGGGTAGATGAGCTTCAATTGAACGCTACGTTTCTATTATCTTTTTTATGTTGCGTATTTGAATTGaatcattttaattttaccACTAAATCACTTAATCAGCACTTCATAAAATCTATAGTTGCTTTGATCCAGATTTTGCTATGCGGAAATCTCTATTTGTGTATAAGACTAAATTTTTCTACTTACAACAAATCGCTTGTAATTAGctattagaaattttaattcgGTTCTTCTGTACTTCTGTTATGTAAGGTTTTATAATCatagttttaataataaagaGATGGCTCATAATGTATGTCCGAGCAAAGCAGCCATAAGCCACTTGCTCAAGATCACTTTTGCTCttttaatcctttttttttcCACTTAGCGAGGGCAGAATAGAAGCGACAAAtcaaaaatacccaaaattGGTTATGTGACTCATAGTATATGACAACACTATGTGACAGTGAAAATATTATAccgtataattttttcaaaacatacaTCACACTGATGGTCTAGTCAAGTAGGAAAGAAttgcatacttgaaattttgaattccAAATTCAAGATCTGGGCTTAAAGCCGATAAACCGATTAGGTTAGAAAATACGTATGTACTTTACATATAGAGAGGGCATTTTAACTACTTACATTGGCATGCATATCAAAAGGAAGCCGGAGTAAAAAAGGTAAAACAtgagaagaaatttaaaaatgttctgTTGTTACATCCGCCGTTTGGGCTTTTCTCATAAAAACTGCTACTAATTGCGCTAAATTTTTGGGCGTTATTATACACAAGGGAGGTTATTGCTTGTTTGGTTCCGCTAGATGGCATTGGAGCTCTATTTGGTTCATAttcaaaatttacatatattgctTCAGAAAATGAAATACGTTTGCCATACGTACTGTATACGTATATGGCGCTGGACTCTAGCCCGGAGAGCATATTTTTTGCACTTCTTTTATAGGGTTGACGGGAGCTAACAATTTTTTACTCACTGGAGGGCAATAACCGAAATCGAATATGTATCCTGGGTTGTAGCATTAACGCGATCGATGCCATTAGAGAGGTAAGGTTTTGCGCTAAAAAAAGCTTCTGAATAAGTTTTCTAATTTCTTGACTCAGTATTATTTGAGCGCCTGTCAAAGATGGGCACCTTGTAAGAGAAAATATAccacattttcaaaatttattcgataaaggcaaaaatgcataccAGGAGCGCATGCATTAAAATGTGATCGAAGTTTTTGGTTCTAATACTGTATTGACCAATCATGCGAAATTTTAGTTTAGCGGATTCTGTTCCGTTAATTGTCGgcaaattgttaaaattgtcATTTGAATAAGGCAGGTTGATGTATGAAGGGCacacaaaaaacactcacgTACCGAATTTCCATCTGCGAGTCACTACTGAATCGCAATAAAACCaatctgaagcgaatggtaactgCTGATGAAAGTTCAGACACTTACAACAACGTCAAGTGAATATGGTCGTAGCCCAATCGCTACGAGCTGCAAACGGTGGCCAAGCAGGGACTAACGGTTAGAAACAAGTTTCTATGTATTTCGTGGGAATGGCGGGAAATGATCAACAATACCCTCCCTTACTCTTAATTCTAACCTGTACTGTCAACAATTGAACTGTTGAACTGCAAGCCTCAAGAAACTGCCAGCTTTAGTCAATAGGAGACGAATTGTCAACCACCAAGGCAACGTTTGGCCACTTTCTTAGATAGTTGGAGGCTGTTATTAATCCTTCATATAGTCCCGAGCTGAGCACAAGCGATTACTTCCTGTTCCTGTTTTTGGCGAATAACAAACCCATTCGTGAAAAATTCACATCAAGGAAGCTTGTGTAACTAGACTGTCCGTTCTAGATTTTTGTCAATAGGCGCACGATAGGAATTATCTTAAGAATAGGAGTAAGTTATCGAGTAAAGAGGGAATATTTGACGCCAAATGTCATGCAAAAATTATGGACTTATTTATACTTCACCTTCATGCAGCTCATTGCTCCACCGCCTGTGGTATTCCCTGTCACTTGGAAACTAATAACCATAACCCAACAGCATaatctttattttatacaaCACAAGAGTCGCCTcgccttatatttttattgtaccaGCTTCTGCACCACACAATAGCACGAGCCCGATGATGTATTTATGAATTGTGGCTTTTTTCGGCGAGAGAGGATTGCATTACCCAATTGCCTACTTTCTTCGTACCACATCTTGAAAAACGCTGCATCTGTTCATGAGACATTTGCCGTAACATTTTTCAAAGAGGAACAAAAAGAGGTTGATTTCCTCTACATTGAGATCAACTGAAAGTTTAATCCTTGTTCACTTTGGAGCTTTCATTAAATTTCCCATGTAACTGAAGATAAAGCAGATAGTTAAGCCTTTTCATACACGCAATGCACCAACTCAACCACACTTAAGCTAACGAGCACTTTTCAAACATGAATGCTTACTTGCATACTTGCgtgcttacatatgtatttgtatgcatatataccCAAGCATAAATCACACAGTCTCATTAAAAAGCTATTACATCCAATTAGTTTTGATGTCGAAGAATGAAAACGATCAAAGTTAAAACAGTTGCAACTTACACTAATCAAAGTAGTTGTTTTATTGCCATATAAAATTCACATAAAATTCTGCTATGTACACACTTAGAATCATGCTCGATGCTGCATTGTAATATTAGATTTTTATTACATCTTTAAACAcaggtacatacacatacatacgtatgtaagtattatttttgtttgcgaACAGGTCCGTTTAGCATTTATTTCTTGCCATAAATTTCCACAGTCGAATTAATACCACGATTATACTGACTCTTCAAATTGATGGCGGCAAAACGATAGCCTGGACCGCCTGACCACAAACTGGCATAAGCGCCAGAGCTGTTAGTGAAGCGATCATAAACGTAAATGGCTGAAATGTTGCGGGTGTTGGTTTGGCCCTGTAGACGGAAGAAGTGAACACACGTAAGTAGGAGAAATAGGAATCATGAAATTTACAATAGATATGTACAAGACTTTGAACGGACTAAGTGGCTGAGAAGATAAACGAGTTcagataaaaaacaaatatattaaaaaaaaattagaattaaaaccTAGAAACAGGCTTATCAAACCACAAAAAAACGTTGCGGATTTTCCAATGGGCCtataaaatgtattacattTTAAGACTACCGCCAAAATATGTCGAAAAATATTACGACACGCGAGCTGTACTCCGTACTtaataaaattgagtttttcgtttttaataaacatagttaaaaaaaaatacttcttcaaaaaaaattacctcAGATAATAGAAAAGTTTAAGCCTAAAAAGGTTCGCATAAAAATGTCACCAACAGAGTCAAAATGATGAGAGTTTTTatgaaacttaaataaataGCTCAGCTAAATCGTGAAAACATATTTCCTCAGCCTTTTCATTTCTGAgaaattagattttttaattaattaaaatcagtatctttttttaataagattagttttaaaaaatatttttctcaaaaaattatcTCAGACATTTGAAGAGTTTAAGCCAAaaggtatgtatgcataaaaatgtttaaaagcttTACCAACAACCAAAATTATGAGATTTATgatgctatttttgtttttttttatatgcttaGGTTTATGGAAAACTTTAATTACTCAGCCAAGTCTTGACCAATTTGGAAGGCTAAGGTTAAATTGGTAACGAATATTTCTCTTTAGCTTTTTTAACTTTAGTCCGTGTATTCGCGTGCCAATTTTCTCGCAAATATCATTATTTTGattccttaaaattttttagtattttttgtagACCTTTAAAGCacaaacttttctaaaaaataaaatttaaaaactaatgttatgaattaaaaacccatttttttagcttttttcaaATCAGTTTAGCTcacgtaaatatttatattttatgcaaaatattttgccgGGTGCCTTagaatataatacattttacaattgcgatggaattttttttttgtatcaaaataatttctaatcTTCAATTACATTGGAAACTTCCTTGTCGACATTCTATTAAACTTACCGATGCGGGGAAGTTCACATTAACACTCTGATAGCTATTTCTAGCAGGTGCGCGTACGACATTCTGACGCAGCAGCAATACATCCGTTTTATTATAATAACCCCATGAGGCGCTGGCAGCAATGGTCACACTAGCCAATGCGGCTATGACGAGGAGCACACTAACAAGAACTGACTTCATATTATTTGGATAATACTTGatgtacttttgtttttttgttatagcTTCAATTGCGCTGAACCGAGGTTGAGTTACTACTGTTGCTTGTTGTAGGAAATTTTCTGGCCTTTTATATGCCCATCGATTGATTGTTTTGGTTACATATGAACTTATTTTGTCAATCTTTCCTGCGATTTCAGGTGAAAAAGTATGAAAGTGAAGTGATTTAATTGCAATaaacacattcacacacacacagacaggCATGCGCTTATCATTTATCAGTATTAGGTACACTTATCACTCAAGCCAATATACAGCAGTCAAaaagtgtgtgtatgcgtgtgtgtgtgcgagacCTAGTGTCATCAGTCATTGTTTGTTACTACCTATTATGTAGTAGCAAATTGATATCGGCGCACTGATAAGCGAAAGGCAAAGTTCTGCTGCGAGGTGGTCTAATGGAAGCGAGCGCCGGCAGGTGATGCGCCTGGTTTTATTGGCTGGCATTGTAAATATCGGAAATTAATTAAGCCTAGCGTCGATCACATACTTATTTGCTAAATAGCGAGTTTAAGGTCTTAAGCGCTATGATTTTTTCTACCACAAAAttcacatttgtatgtaagtatttactaAATATCTCGTGGTTATTAAATAGCGCAACTAGCCCAGTATAacgttttattttgattttaatttgacACATTCCTACTTACAACCACCTTCAATATATACCATTCcagtattttatgaaaattaatgagtttaacttttaattcataaacaaataaataacgaGTATTTATACGTAAAAATATTGTGACGAATCATGAACATTTGCGAAAAGTCTGGCAACAATACCGAACGAATTAGGTCCTAAAGCAAAACACGTATGACAGACGAAAAGACGGAAAATTCGAGTTGGCACCTCAAATTACGATAGCATTAAACAtatgcaaggatgatagattatcaGATTTGGATATccgaaacaaaattgtgagagcaaCTTTGGGTGCCACCTCACCGGGTATTCGGCAGCAGTATTCTACCTGcgcatttcacacgtattcacaaaTTGATCCAGTCAATTCTTATTGATGACAAGCAAGTTGCGTTGGGCGCaggttgtgttgatttttttttttttgtatattaccaACACAATTCCAGTTTATTCGGAAAAACCCGTTTTCAGAACACCGGTtatgtcagcaaatcagctgattctttaaaaatcgataGGCGCCGGTAACCGGTCTGATGTTGGCGACACCTCTGCATTGCTTACATTGTGAAGCGAATGTATTGTATATGTAGAGGTGCATGCGAAAAAGGTATTCGGTTTTAAGTTGAATGTGTGAATTGAAAAAACTGGTGAACATTTTAATGTACTATCGTTTTG
The sequence above is drawn from the Anastrepha obliqua isolate idAnaObli1 chromosome 4, idAnaObli1_1.0, whole genome shotgun sequence genome and encodes:
- the LOC129243690 gene encoding probable salivary secreted peptide; translated protein: MKSVLVSVLLVIAALASVTIAASASWGYYNKTDVLLLRQNVVRAPARNSYQSVNVNFPASGQTNTRNISAIYVYDRFTNSSGAYASLWSGGPGYRFAAINLKSQYNRGINSTVEIYGKK